Proteins from one Acidobacteriota bacterium genomic window:
- a CDS encoding cysteine synthase family protein: MHILDAIGNTSIVRLQKIVLPDCAEILVKLEWENPTGSMKDRMANAVISRAEADGRLKPGDTVIEYTGGSTGASLALVCAAKGYRIQIVTSDAFSPEKLNQMMALGAELTLVPSEGGLTTKKLILDMIETARQLSQAPNTYWTDQLNNHDSIAGYFALGEEIWNQTEGKVDAFIHSVGTGASSRGVATVLKQHKPSVKIVVVEPAESAVLSGGQPGPHKIEGVGIGYTPPLWEPSLVDEIIPVKTDDAKEMTRRLAREEALFAGTSSGANVIAAIQVAKQLGPGATVVTLMADSGLKYLNTDVYRRK, translated from the coding sequence AAATACATCCATTGTTCGACTTCAGAAAATCGTTCTGCCCGATTGTGCGGAAATTCTGGTGAAACTCGAATGGGAAAACCCAACCGGCAGTATGAAAGACCGCATGGCAAACGCTGTGATTTCGCGGGCTGAAGCCGATGGACGACTCAAGCCGGGAGACACCGTGATTGAATACACCGGCGGCAGCACCGGGGCGTCGCTGGCGCTGGTGTGTGCCGCCAAAGGGTATCGTATTCAAATTGTTACTTCAGATGCGTTTAGCCCGGAGAAGCTCAATCAAATGATGGCTTTGGGAGCGGAACTCACACTTGTTCCAAGTGAAGGCGGGCTCACGACCAAAAAGCTGATTCTTGACATGATCGAAACCGCTCGTCAATTAAGCCAGGCGCCGAATACCTACTGGACTGACCAGCTCAACAATCACGACAGCATCGCGGGCTACTTCGCATTAGGCGAAGAAATCTGGAATCAAACCGAAGGAAAAGTAGATGCTTTCATTCACAGTGTTGGCACGGGGGCTTCTTCACGTGGAGTTGCCACGGTGCTGAAGCAACACAAACCAAGTGTCAAAATCGTTGTGGTTGAACCTGCCGAATCCGCAGTGCTGTCAGGTGGACAGCCAGGGCCGCACAAAATTGAAGGCGTCGGGATTGGCTACACGCCGCCGCTCTGGGAACCGTCGCTGGTGGATGAGATTATTCCGGTCAAAACCGATGACGCGAAGGAAATGACACGACGGCTTGCCCGAGAAGAAGCGCTCTTCGCTGGGACATCCTCGGGCGCCAATGTTATTGCGGCGATTCAAGTTGCCAAACAATTAGGGCCAGGCGCCACAGTCGTTACACTCATGGCTGATTCCGGTCTGAAGTACCTCAACACTGACGTGTACCGAAGGAAATAA